GTTGTATTTGTCATATCTAATGTCTTTAAGGAATGTTCATCATGAGTAGACCAGACTGCATGTATGGTATTATGGTTGTTAGTAATTATCAAACTTTCTGGTAGATTGCTGAAGCAAGTAGAAATAAGAGAGTGTGAGAGAAAGATACAATTGCCTTCAATAGCAATGACATCGGTATCACTGATATGTAGTATTTTTAACAAAGGCATATTTAAGTGATACTTATTATTATACCAAATATGTGGAACTTcgtgaaatattttgttattactAAGATCAAGAATTTCAAGGTTCTCTAAACCAGTCAAATCAGAAAAGTCAATGGATTCCAATGGAGGGTTACTGTGGTTGAGATACAAGGCTTTCAAACCATCAAAACAAGAGAATAcattgtttattgttttgtcATATCCATTGTACAACAGTGTTTCTACTTTGATAGTAGACTTGTTCTGTGGACATTCTGGCATCCATTCTGTTGGTGCATTGAAATTCAGCCAGTTGATTGGTGTATCTGACAgtaaatcaatgaaaaaaatgggcATGTATTTGGCATTTTTACCATCTGGTAAGCTGTCAGGTGAGAAGACTAATGACAGGTGGTCAATGGAGTTACATGTCTTATTACTAGGCTGTCTTGATAATGTCATACATGGTATCACTTCATCAAAAGGACCTTCATAAACAGACTGGACAGTTTCAAGTTGTGGATAGCTACACAGCCAGTTGCCAAGACTAGTGTTTCTCTCCCTGATAGAATATAAGACACAGTTATCACGATGGCGTATATCATATTCTAAAAATCTTAGTCCCGTCAAGGGCTTCAAATCTGCCAGTGACAATTCAATAAAGTGAAAGTCTAATTTAAGGCTCTGTAGATTTATCAAATGATTAAATTCAACAGAATTTAAGCAATTATTTAACAGGTTTAAATAAGTCAGACAGGTCATGTCCATGAAAGCTGATTTTTTTATGCAAGATATTTTATTAGATGAAAGATCAAGATGGGTGACTTTGAACAAACCATCAAATGCACCATGATCTATTGTGTTTACGTCATTCCCTGACATATTCAAATGTGTCAGGTTAGTTAATCTATTGAATGTACCAGTGTATAGCCTTTTCACCCAATTGAATGAAAGATCAAGGTGGACGACTTTGAACAAACCATCAAATGCACCATGATCTATTGTATCTATGTGATTCCATGACATATTCAAATGTGTCAAGTTAGTTAATCTATTAAATGTACCATTTTGCAGCCTTCTCACCAAATTGAATGAAAGGTCCAAATACTGTAGGTTATGCATATCATTAAAAAGTGATGTATCTGTAAACTGATTATTTGAAACATATAAATGTGTGAtgttcaattttgtgtttgaacttTGACCAAAAGTATGATTTTGATTCTGTAAACGTTTGATCAATGTAGGTATCTTTGATGGCTTCGTATTTATACAGACATCTTTATAGACACCCCATGATAAATCTAAAAATTTAAGACTGGGTAGATAAgcaaataattcaaaatttacaCAGTGATCAGTGttgggatttactgtataaAAACTGAGATCTAAATACTCAAGCTGATCTAATCCATTCCATGAACATGTGTAAACGTCCAGACTTACTAACGGTATATAATTATTGCTCTCTTCAGCACTTATACGTAATGTTTTCAGACTTGTCAATTCTTTAAATGTGTTACATGGTATTGAGAGAAATACATTTCTTGAGAGGTCTAATTCTTCAAGTTTTGAAAGTTTCTTGAAACTTTCAGCTGTGATTTTCGTTATCTGATTATTACTCAGATCTAGTTTTTTCAAATTAGGAAGGTGAGTAAACGAAGTGTTGTACAATTGTGTGATAGCATTACCCTGAAGATTAACTTCAAATGTTGAATTTGGCAAAAATGTTGGTATTTCTTGGAGTCCTAGGTATGAGCAGTTAAAGATAATTGGTTCATATCCAGGAACTGTTCTTGAATGACAGTATTTATAAGGTATTGATTCACCAGTTGATGAAGTTGACATAAGTACATAAATTATGAACACAATATAAACTGTGGTCTTTCTGTCCATGTTGTGATCTCCAGGCCTCCTCATTCTGGTAAGTTGCAATGGACTGTTGACCACTGTGACAAAGTGTCAACCAATTAAtggtgtagtcttcaactgtgttgtattgtacagagtgtcaaccaattgatggtgaagtcttcaactgtgttgaattgtacagtgtgtcaaccaattgattgtgtagtcttcaactgtgttgaattgtacagagtgtcaaccaattgattgtgtagtcttcaactgtgttgaattgtacagtgtgtcaaccaattgatggtgtagtcttcaactgtgttgaattgtacagagtgtcaaccaattgattgtgtagtcttcaactgtgttgtattgtacagtgtgtcaaccaattgatggtgtagtcttcaactatgttgaattgtacagagtgtcaaccaattgatggtgtagtcttcaactgtgttgtattgtacagtgtgtcaaccaattgattgtgtagtcttcaactgtgttgaattgtacagagtgtcaaccaattgattgtgtagtcttcaactgtgttgaattgtacagtgtgtcaaccaattgattgtgtagtcttcaactgtgttgaattgtaaagtgtgtcaaccaattgattgtgtagtcttcaactgtgttgtattgtacagagtgtcaaccaattgattgtgtagtcttcaactgtgttgaattgtacagtgtgtcaaccaattgatggtgtagtcttcaactgtgttgaattgtacagagtgtcaaccaattgatggtgtagtcttcaactgtgttgtattgtacagtgtgtcaaccaattgattgtgtagtcttcaactgtgttgaattgtacagtgtgtcaaccaattgatggtgtagtcttcaactgtgttgaattgtacagagtgtcaaccaattgatggtgtagtcttcaactgtgttgtattgtacagagtgtcaaccaattgatggtgtagtcttcaactgtgttgtattgtacagagtgtcaaccaattgattgtgtagtcttcaactgtgttgtattgtacagtgtgtcaaccaattgatggtgtagtgttcaactgtgttgaattgtacagagtgtcaaccaattgattgtgtagtcttcaactgtgttgtattgtacagtgtGTCAACCAATTGATTGTGTAGTCTTCgactgtgttgtattgtacagagtgtcaaccaattgatggtgtagtcttcaactgtgttgtattgtacagagtgtcaaccaattgattgtgtagtcttcaactgtgttgtattgtacagtgtgtcaaccaattgatggtgtagtgttcaactgtgttgtattgtacagagtgtcaaccaattgatggtgtagtcttcaactgtgttgtattgtacagaGTGTCAACCAATTGATTGTGTAGTCTTCGACTGTGTTGAATTGTATAGAGTGTCAAccaattgatggtgtagtcttcaactgtgttgaattgtacagaGTGTCAACCAATTAATtgtgtagtcttcaactgtgttgtattgtacagtgtGTTAACCAATTGATtgtgtagtcttcaactgtgttgaattgtacagagtgtcaaccaattgatggtgtagtcttcaactgtgttgaattgtacagagtgtcaaccaattgattgtgtagtcttcaactgtgttgtattgtacagagtgtcaaccaattgatggtgtagtcttcaactgtgttgaattgtacagagtgtcaaccaattgatggtgtagtcttcaactgtgttgtattgtacagagtgtcaaccaattgatggtgtagtcttcaactgtgttgtattgtacagagtgtcaaccaattgatggtgtagtcttcaactgtgttgaattgtacaATGTGTTAAccaattgatggtgtagtcttcaactgtgttgtattgtacagagtgtcaaccaattgattgtgtagtcttcaactgtgttgaattgtacaATGTGTTAAccaattgatggtgtagtcttcaactgtgttgaattgtacagagtgtcaaccaattgatggtgtagtcttcaactgtgttgaattgtacaATGTGTTAAccaattgatggtgtagtcttcaactgtgttgaattgtacagagtgtcaaccaattgatggtgtagtcttcaactgtgttgtattgtacagtgtgttaaccaattgatggtgtagtcttcaactgtgttgaattgtacagagtgtcaaccaattgatggtgtagtcttcaactgtgttgtattgtacagtgtgttaaccaattgatggtgtagtcttcaactgtgttgaatttatagtgtgtcaaccaattgattgtgtagtcttcaactgtgttgaattgtacagagtgtcaaccaattgatggtgtagtcttcaactgtgttgtattgtacagagtgtcaaccaattgattgtgtagtcttcaactgtgttgaattgtacaATGTGTTAAccaattgatggtgtagtcttcaactgtgttgtattgtacagagtgtcaaccaattgatggtgtagtcttcaactgtgttgaattgtacagTGTGTCAACCAATTGATTGTGTAGTGTTcaactgtgttgtattgtacagagtgtcaaccaattgatggtgtagtcttcaactgtgttgaattgtacagagtgtcaaccaattgatggtgtagtcttcaactgtgttgaattgtacagagtgtcaaccaattgatggtgtagtcttcaactgtgttgaattgtacagagtgtcaaccaattgatggtgtagtcttcaactgtgttgtattgtacagagtgtcaaccaattgattgtgtagtcttcaactgtgttgtattgtacagagtgtcaaccaattgatggtgtagtgttcaactgtgttgtattgtacagagtgttaaccaattgatggtgtagtcttcaactgtgttgaattgtacagagtgtcaaccaattgattgtgtagtcttcaactgtgttgaattgtacagagtgtcaaccaattgatggtgtagtcttcaactgtgttgtattgtacagagtgtcaaccaattgattgtgtagtcttcaactgtgttgtattgtacagagtgtcaaccaattgatggtgtagtgttcaactgtgttgaattgtacagagtgtcaaccaattgatggtgtagtcttcaactgtgttgtattgtacagagtgtcaaccaattgatggtgtagtcttcaactgtgttgaattgtacagagtgtcaaccaattgattgtgtagtcttcaactgtgttgaattgtacagtgtgtcaaccaattgatggtgtagtcttcaactgtgttgaattgtacagagtgtcaaccaattgattgtgtagtcttcaactgtgttgtattgtacagtgtgtcaaccaattgatggtgtagtcttcaactatgttgaattgtacagagtgtcaaccaattgatggtgtagtcttcaactgtgttgtattgtacagtgtgtcaaccaattgattgtgtagtcttcaactgtgttgaattgtacagagtgtcaaccaattgattgtgtagtcttcaactgtgttgaattgtacagtgtgtcaaccaattgattgtgtagtcttcaactgtgttgaattgtacagtgtgtcaaccaattgattgtgtagtcttcaactgtgttgaattgtacagagtgtcaaccaattgattgtgtagtcttcaactgtgttgaattgtacagtgtgtcaaccaattgattgtgtagtcttcaactgtgttgtattgtacagagtgtcaaccaattgatggtgtagtcttcaactgtgttgaattgtacagTGTGTTAAccaattgatggtgtagtcttcaactgtgttgaattgtacagagtgtcaaccaattgatggtgtagtcttcaactgtgttgaattgtacagagtgtcaaccaattgatggtgtagtcttcaactgtgttgaattgtacagagtgtcaacctattgatggtgtagtcttcaactgtgttgaattgtacagagtgtcaacctattgatggtgtagtcttcgactgtgttgtattgtacagtgtgtcaaccaattgatggtgtagtcttcaactgtgttgtattgtacagagtgtcaaccaattgatggtgtagtcttcaactgtgttgtattttacagagtgtcaaccaattgatggtgtagtcttcaactgtgttgtattgtacagtgtgtcaaccaattgatggtgtagtcttcaactgtgttgtattttacagagtgtcaaccaattgatggtgtagtcttcaactgtgttgaaTTGTATAGAGTGTCAATTAATTGAtggtgtagtcttcaactgtgttgtattttacagtgtgtcaaccaattgatggtgtagtcttcaactgtgttgaattgtacagagtgtcaaccaattgatgatgtagtcttcaactgtgttgaattgtacagagtgtcaaccaattgatggtgtagtcttcaactgtgttgaattgtacagtgtgtcaaccaattgatggtgtagtcttcaactgtgttgaattgtacagagtgtcaaccaattgatggtgtagtcttcaactgtgttgaattgtacagagtgtcaaccaattgatgatgtagtcttcaactgtgttgaattgtacagagtgtcaaccaattgatggtgtagtcttcaactgtgttgtattgtacagtgtgtcaaccaattgatggtgtagtcttcaactgtgttgaattgtacagagtgtcaaccaattggtggtgtagtcttcaactgtgttgtattgtacagagtgtcaaccaattgattgtgtagtcttcaactgtgttgaattgtacagTGTGTTAACCAATTGATGAtgtagtcttcaactgtgtagaattgtacagagtgtcaaccaattgatggtgtagtcttcaactgtAGCATTTATAGTGTCAGCCACTCTTGTTTTGTAGTACATCATACAATCTTAGTAAAGCATGGTACTCTGCTGTCTGTAACACAAAATAGAGTTAAGTAGTTATTAAAGACATAGTTCCTAACTACACATTGTGGGTTATTTAACAGTGAATTTTATTAGAAAGTAATTCCAAAAGCACTCAACGCTAAAAGAAATGTGAAAtccaaacatgtacatgtatctttgtaCTTTGTATATCCTGCATAgaattcaaaattaaattgtGGTCACAATGACCAATTCTGAcaaccaaattaaacttttaATGATCTATTTGACAATGTCAGTGCTATTGGTAATTTTGATTTGAGTGTCAAAACAGAGAAGTTGTTCAAAAGTAATtaatgtacatgattgtatgtacaatgtaaaatcATTACTCCAAGACACATTAAATAATAGAGACATAAACTTCATATTGGGGTCAAAGTATTGTAAACACAATTTCACAGGAATTCTGTTCTCTTCCTacactgaaatatttgttgttggtggtgttaATACTGATGAAGGTCATGTCCAAGTAAGGATTACGCTGTAAAATTTAGCAGTGTATAAAACAGATTTCAGACAGAGCTATAGGAGAGTTGGTTATGAACAAGGAAACGACATGttatctacattttgtaattcttATGGCTTCATTGATGaggtgagaacctgggattgaatcttTGGCCTTTAACTGTTAGCTAAATACTTGTGTAATGAGTGATTTAAAGTAGTGTACACTGTATTAATTAAATTAGTGAATGATATTTAGCAAAATAAATAGCGCAAAGGCGTAGTACAacactgtatttggctgttactatatAACAgtttccaaactagacacccaaggtaatattcACACCACGTACTATGGCTCGCGgtccagtgtttttttttctttaaaatgaaCGGAGATCAAATAGTTTCCTTGTCTTCTTCTTTGTGATTTGCAGAGGTCTAATTCTTTGACCAGTTTGTTTACATCTTCAAGACAAATGGTAGTATTATATGTGTATAACTTAGATCATTGTCAAGACATgatgtagatacatgtaatagCTGGTTACTGGTCACAACGGCCTGCTATAACAGCATGTGTGACTGACTGGCTATGAAATTTTGGAAAGTTCATAGAAAAGAAATCCTAAGGCCGGAAAATTGAATATGAGTTCCGCTGAAATTCCCACTCACCAtttattttagcatacgcaattaaatatcatatgtaaggttagaaaaaataaaaaaaatgctggtcagtgggtaacctaacccatcacatcacatgcttgacaaggataaaacaaaccatatctaatgatagcaaaatatttcaggtcaagttgagatagaacttattcagtcatcttgatactatctcatgcaatttgtctgcatagctacagttaggaaatgtacacaatttacggttaaacaaatggtgtagttcctctcacccccTCTTCTctaaaaatgttaagccccgccaattgaaactcaagcattattttaaccaccccttctgtcacctacactacagtttacatataaaatcatatggtataatgatgcattggaaggagacaactccaaaggtggaaaaaatgaaaacaagactgtgtaggaggccatttagaggcataaaatatcaaaccatggacataataaaataccagaattgaaacaattatgctatgcattacatattatctggaagtgtattttgttgtggcaaagctgaaagatattatgtggatgtgcacatggtaaatgacttctcctggtttaatttggttccaaaaaatcttGAATAAAgtgcaaaacatttcaagactttcagacttttgatggcccagtggtcgtaaacttttgttcaatttttttttagtgcacattggatatttaatctcaattcattcCCGATGCAACATCAGAGACAAGTAAACCACTTTATAagaaattatataatttggaatagactcaaatataatttgttacatgtactattcagaaattataaaaaaatatctttaattttgaaaaaaaaaatgcgaagcagacatgaggatatattgcccatcaccagaaaaaaaaaatatatgggtaggttgaacagctttttcattgtttcaaaagtaacaccaaaaaaaaaatcattttcttttaataccctactcccaaaactgttatggcctcgtttatgttggaatccaaggtgaactcagtgaattctccttgtcattatcattataatggaaactgaagtttggattttgatgtcgaaggtacagctctgtttacaaattcagggccattctttccaaagcaaattgtcgcttcaaaatgaattacggaataacgctagtgtcaatGTGCAATGAGGTAATTATACCACagaacattttaaccaaagacaacgtcgaacacaattattgaaacaattatctttaaatagtggatcttaaactgcgtacctagtttaatagtttttcagggccaccaaatattccaaaaagcggtctgccgttttatcagtgtgaaatgttttaatataaggaa
The nucleotide sequence above comes from Glandiceps talaboti chromosome 10, keGlaTala1.1, whole genome shotgun sequence. Encoded proteins:
- the LOC144440847 gene encoding uncharacterized protein LOC144440847, with amino-acid sequence MRRPGDHNMDRKTTVYIVFIIYVLMSTSSTGESIPYKYCHSRTVPGYEPIIFNCSYLGLQEIPTFLPNSTFEVNLQGNAITQLYNTSFTHLPNLKKLDLSNNQITKITAESFKKLSKLEELDLSRNVFLSIPCNTFKELTSLKTLRISAEESNNYIPLVSLDVYTCSWNGLDQLEYLDLSFYTVNPNTDHCVNFELFAYLPSLKFLDLSWGVYKDVCINTKPSKIPTLIKRLQNQNHTFGQSSNTKLNITHLYVSNNQFTDTSLFNDMHNLQYLDLSFNLVRRLQNGTFNRLTNLTHLNMSWNHIDTIDHGAFDGLFKVVHLDLSFNWVKRLYTGTFNRLTNLTHLNMSGNDVNTIDHGAFDGLFKVTHLDLSSNKISCIKKSAFMDMTCLTYLNLLNNCLNSVEFNHLINLQSLKLDFHFIELSLADLKPLTGLRFLEYDIRHRDNCVLYSIRERNTSLGNWLCSYPQLETVQSVYEGPFDEVIPCMTLSRQPSNKTCNSIDHLSLVFSPDSLPDGKNAKYMPIFFIDLLSDTPINWLNFNAPTEWMPECPQNKSTIKVETLLYNGYDKTINNVFSCFDGLKALYLNHSNPPLESIDFSDLTGLENLEILDLSNNKIFHEVPHIWYNNKYHLNMPLLKILHISDTDVIAIEGNCIFLSHSLISTCFSNLPESLIITNNHNTIHAVWSTHDEHSLKTLDMTNTTVIFEDLHSKSLIFVNLTEMIAQIEDYDWLQKTIHVPSLVKLDLSHSKLKMNNHYTVFSDTRYLKYVDLSYTQFDHNNAVTCSNHEVHMFFQDFDKLEHLDISHSEISVLCQFYFRNLTQLKYVDLSNNYIVIITKDVFTFNTNLTIIDLSGNQIKQLDPLTFRFNTDLKIIDLSGNKITQLDLPTFKFNTNLTIIDLSGNHIIQLDPLTFTDLPVLSELYFENNPLGCDCDIVAMHAWMTANQSIKFTRDGSLPWQTYQCETPIEVLGKPVLMINFQDMICGKGFPYEMLAGVVGATTVFVVIGIIVWIYRWKLIYKAYRHMARRRQRYPLRYAVLDDDIQVFQYDAFVCYNSEDSDWVEDKLLPTLEGRPHRLKLCTHERDFILGKYIQNNIDDCMTSSRKILFLISDNFVGSSWCEFELQLANQHILDDNVGDKLMFVILEEVPQNKMSELLMVNINMKTHIKWPGDNNKKRLKAFWKNLARDLTE